TGAAGCAGCAAGGCATTTCGACTACCAAAAGGCATTCAAATGGCAGTTTTTTCAGCCAAAGGATACAGCAGAAATGCATTCGAAGGAAGCTACGCGCTACCCTCAATTGTTGGACGAAGCCTATTCCTCAGAATTTACGGACACGACGACCCGCATCAGCATTGCAAAATTGGCCGATATCAGGCGTTTTGTTGCTTATTGGTTGCCGCGTCAAGATCCCCAAAATCCAGCAATGAACCTCTACAGGTGGCAACAGCGCGTGGTGGATGCTGGTTTTTGGGAGGCTTACAACTATTGGCTGTTGGCCGATGCACGCCCTGACAAGGCGCAGAATTGGTTTGAAAACAACAAATCCGAATTTGAAGAGTTTGAATCTTGGTTGATGAAAAATTCGATTCACAAGCACTTGAAACGGGCAGTCGTGCGCCCGAAATAGAACAGGAAAGCTATAAAATTAGATGATCATTTACAGTGTTACAGTAAGTATTGACAATGCCGTGGAGGCAGATTGGGTGGCTTGGATGCGCACCAAACACATTCCTGACGTCATGGAAACGGGTTATTTTGTGACCGCCCATATGCACCGCCTGCTTGATCCAGCTCCGGAAGCAGGTGTTTCGACCTTCAACATTCACTATGAATGTGTTTCCATGCAAGCTTATGAAACCTACCGGGAGACCAAAGCCCCCAAGTTGCAGGATGAGCATCTGGCACGCTACAAGGATCGTTTTGTTGCATTCCGCACGCTTTTGGCGCGGGAAGACAGCTTCTGACGCGGCCGCTTTGCTTCTATTTCTGAATCCAGTCCTTGATGTAGCCGGCGATTTCCTGCCACCCCTCCTGGGCACAGAGCATGTGCGTACGTCCAGGAAACTCCTTGAAATCCAAGCGGCTGCCATTTGAACGGTAGCGTTCAAAGTTCTTGCGGTTCAGCGAGGGTGGAATGATATTGTCTTTTTCTCCTGCGATGATCAACAAAGGCGAATGAGTCCTGTTCCAATCCACCTTGCCGGCGTTTTTGGTCGATTGACGTGGTATGTTGCGGCCCTCCGGCACGACGAATGCATCATAAAGCTTCTGCGTTTCGGCCATCGTCATCGTATTGCAAAAGGCATAGTGAAACCATTCGACGGTCGGCAGGCATGGGCTGTTTCCTTTAAAGGGGTTGATCGTGCCGATGTTGGCCTTGAGAAAACTCCATTTGGTGGTAAAAACGCCCTTGGGCGGCGCAGGATCGATGCTTACACCCATCGTACCCAAACCACGATTGATCAACAATTGCACGATCAGCCCGCCGATGGAGTGCCCAATCAAAATCGGCGGTTCGGACTGATCCTTGACCACCTTTTCCATGACGGCCATGACATCCTCCAAATTCAACGTGCCCAATCCTGCTGGAATATTTTTGCGCAAGGCTGCCGGTTCGCCGCTGTGAAAGGGAAATTCGGGAACGATGACGTTGTACCCTTCCTTTTCAAAATAGGTTTTCCAGTCTGCCCAGCTTTTGGCGTTCATGAAAAGGCCGTGGATGAGGATGATGGTTTTTGATTTCATTTTTTTCGCGCGCTCACGATGTAGCCTGTGCCGCTGAGAACCCAATTGCGGTGGGAGTAATTTTCCATCCACCTTCGAATCGGAATCGTGACAAAGCTGAAAAGGGTGTCAAAGGGGGCCACCATGACGGAAAAGTCAAAGTAGCGGAAGGCCAGCTTTTCGTAGCCGTGTTGGGCGAGGTAATTGTCAAAGCCCTTGGGCGAATGGACGCGCGGACGGAAAGGGAAATGGTGCAATTTCCCACGGCGCAGCACTTTTTCCTTGATGAAGTTCATTCCCCGGTGGAGGAATTTGCTTTGCTTCAAGGGTTCGATCAGCGGAGCGGTCCACTTGCGCAAGGCCCATTTGTTGGTGACATTGATGATGAGGACGCCGCCCGGTTTCAGAATCCGGCTCATTTCGGCCATCCATTTTTCGTCACCAGGGAGGTATTCGACGACGCCGGAGCAGATGATCAGGTCAAAGAATTGGTTTTCGAAGTCGAGCTTTTCAATATCGCCGGTGGCGAGGTGCACTTCGTTCTTCTGCGGTGCCTTGGCGACCTTCTCCTTGGCGATTTCGATCATATTGGCGGCAATGTCGATGCCCCAAACGCGCCATTGGTTGCGCATCAAGTCCAGCACCATTTCACCGGGACCGCATCCGATGTCCAAAACAGCGGCATCTTTGGGCAAATCCAGCTGCAAAGCCATCTCCAACATGTATTTGTGTCGGTATTGCAGCGTCGGATATCCGCCCTTGGCAATGTAGAATTCGCGGTTGTATTCTTGTGCCTCGCCTTCGTAGTAATTTTTGACAACTCCCTCTACCATATTTCAACGTCTTAGGTGCAGGCGAAAAAGCAGGTTTTTGGCCCGTTGCCTGAAGTATTTCGGGTGGAAAGTTCTGGAAATTTTTGCAGAAAACTGAGCAAGGTCATCTTGGGGTTCGATTTCCAGCCGGTGTAACGCAAACAAATTACCGGAGAAATTTCTGCGACTCCAGATCGTGGAACAGGCGCTTTCGTACCCCGCAGCCTTGATTTCTCTTTCGCATCGACCGTCAAAATCACGCAATTGCCCAAATGGGTAGGAAAAGTGCTTGACCTTTACCTTCAATTCGCGCTCCAAAATGACCTTGCTTTCGCGCACTTTTTCGGCCAGAACTTTTGTTTCCAGCGTGCGCATGTGCCTGTGCGCCATGCCATGTGAGCCGATGGAGACACCTTCTGCCTTTGCAACTTCCCGTAGGGCATCCCAGTTCATGATGGGAATCGCGCCATCGTCCCAAACGTTGGATTGCCCGACAAAATTGGTCGGCACGTAGACGATCGAGGAAAAGCCATGGCTGCTCAAAAT
The DNA window shown above is from Bacteroidota bacterium and carries:
- a CDS encoding DUF4286 family protein translates to MIIYSVTVSIDNAVEADWVAWMRTKHIPDVMETGYFVTAHMHRLLDPAPEAGVSTFNIHYECVSMQAYETYRETKAPKLQDEHLARYKDRFVAFRTLLAREDSF
- a CDS encoding alpha/beta hydrolase, whose product is MKSKTIILIHGLFMNAKSWADWKTYFEKEGYNVIVPEFPFHSGEPAALRKNIPAGLGTLNLEDVMAVMEKVVKDQSEPPILIGHSIGGLIVQLLINRGLGTMGVSIDPAPPKGVFTTKWSFLKANIGTINPFKGNSPCLPTVEWFHYAFCNTMTMAETQKLYDAFVVPEGRNIPRQSTKNAGKVDWNRTHSPLLIIAGEKDNIIPPSLNRKNFERYRSNGSRLDFKEFPGRTHMLCAQEGWQEIAGYIKDWIQK
- a CDS encoding methyltransferase domain-containing protein; protein product: MVEGVVKNYYEGEAQEYNREFYIAKGGYPTLQYRHKYMLEMALQLDLPKDAAVLDIGCGPGEMVLDLMRNQWRVWGIDIAANMIEIAKEKVAKAPQKNEVHLATGDIEKLDFENQFFDLIICSGVVEYLPGDEKWMAEMSRILKPGGVLIINVTNKWALRKWTAPLIEPLKQSKFLHRGMNFIKEKVLRRGKLHHFPFRPRVHSPKGFDNYLAQHGYEKLAFRYFDFSVMVAPFDTLFSFVTIPIRRWMENYSHRNWVLSGTGYIVSARKK
- a CDS encoding polysaccharide deacetylase family protein; this translates as MILMYHNLAAQAGFNTVSVTNFTQQMDWLANNAYTVVTMDAYVQALRAGRLPRNCVTITFDDAYVSYQELAMPILSSHGFSSIVYVPTNFVGQSNVWDDGAIPIMNWDALREVAKAEGVSIGSHGMAHRHMRTLETKVLAEKVRESKVILERELKVKVKHFSYPFGQLRDFDGRCEREIKAAGYESACSTIWSRRNFSGNLFALHRLEIEPQDDLAQFSAKISRTFHPKYFRQRAKNLLFRLHLRR